A single region of the Marinobacter nanhaiticus D15-8W genome encodes:
- the ftsH gene encoding ATP-dependent zinc metalloprotease FtsH, translating into MMRRLLRSEESKDQRKQQRPPDPMSEAGQKHQGPKWFHVLNLLLLMFVLFYVVQLLSQSGAQNLSYTEFKERVQAGQVQEVTIEGRQVRGTLTSAGTDASGEAAADQPTGFNSQIPEFAGESVLDLLEQNGVTINAVEDEPGVWSQLLINLLPWVLIVGLLIYVGRRMQQRMGDQQQGIFGFSKSKAKRFSREDSSTSFDDVAGSENAKKDLAEIVQYLREPGFYRRLGAKLPRGVLMVGPPGTGKTLMARAVAGEAGVPFYSISGSEFIEMFVGVGASRVRDMFAEARKESPAIIFIDELDAIGRARGAGVGGGHDEREQTLNQILSEMDGFSPSEAVVVIAATNRPDVLDSALLRPGRFDRKVLLDRPHREARERILKVHSRDVPLDDSVDINMVARRTVGFSGADLENLVNEAALNAGRENANTISMDHFDKARDKIIMGAEREQRLSDDEKEVIAYHESGHALTALLFPKADRLEKVTIIPRGQALGLTEQAPDEDRLNMTASYAKDRIAVMLGGRVSEKLIYDEYSSGAENDLEQATKLARRMVSRWGMSDEIGPISIGISQEEVFLGHEISRERDFSEATVERVDQEVRKLITGIERKVEQALKDNREKLDELAHGLLDSETLEADEIDRLLGFKDDKTGDSREVSGTGSHEGQASEPGRPESLHSHHRR; encoded by the coding sequence ATGATGCGTCGCCTTTTGCGCTCGGAAGAGTCCAAGGATCAACGGAAACAGCAGCGCCCCCCCGACCCGATGTCCGAAGCGGGCCAGAAACATCAGGGGCCCAAGTGGTTCCACGTGTTGAACCTGTTGCTACTGATGTTCGTGTTGTTCTACGTGGTTCAACTGCTCTCCCAGTCCGGCGCGCAGAACCTGTCCTACACCGAATTCAAGGAGCGGGTGCAGGCCGGGCAGGTCCAGGAGGTCACCATCGAAGGTCGGCAAGTTCGCGGTACCTTGACCTCCGCCGGGACCGACGCGTCGGGAGAAGCTGCGGCGGACCAACCCACCGGCTTCAATAGCCAGATTCCGGAGTTTGCCGGTGAAAGCGTGCTCGACCTGCTTGAGCAGAATGGTGTGACCATCAACGCCGTCGAGGACGAGCCCGGCGTGTGGAGCCAGTTGCTGATCAATCTGTTGCCTTGGGTCCTGATCGTAGGGTTGCTGATTTATGTGGGTCGGCGTATGCAGCAGCGAATGGGCGACCAGCAGCAGGGCATCTTTGGCTTCTCCAAATCCAAGGCCAAGCGTTTCAGCCGGGAAGACTCCAGCACCAGCTTCGATGACGTAGCCGGTTCCGAAAACGCCAAGAAAGACCTGGCAGAAATCGTCCAGTACCTGCGCGAACCGGGTTTCTACCGCCGCTTGGGCGCGAAGCTGCCCCGGGGCGTCTTGATGGTTGGCCCGCCGGGTACCGGTAAGACGCTGATGGCGCGCGCGGTCGCCGGGGAAGCCGGCGTGCCGTTCTATTCCATCTCCGGGTCCGAATTCATCGAGATGTTTGTCGGCGTCGGCGCTTCCCGGGTGAGGGACATGTTCGCTGAAGCACGCAAGGAATCCCCGGCCATCATCTTTATCGACGAGCTCGATGCAATTGGACGGGCCCGCGGTGCCGGAGTCGGCGGCGGTCACGACGAGCGCGAGCAGACCCTGAACCAGATCCTGTCGGAAATGGACGGCTTCTCGCCCAGCGAAGCCGTAGTGGTCATCGCGGCGACGAACCGACCGGACGTCCTGGACTCTGCCTTGCTGCGTCCGGGCCGGTTCGATCGCAAGGTTCTGCTGGACCGGCCGCACCGCGAGGCACGCGAGCGCATTCTCAAGGTCCACAGCCGCGATGTGCCGCTCGACGACTCCGTGGATATCAACATGGTGGCGCGCCGTACCGTTGGTTTTTCCGGCGCGGACCTGGAAAATCTGGTTAACGAGGCGGCGCTCAATGCCGGTCGAGAGAATGCCAACACCATCTCCATGGACCATTTCGACAAGGCCCGGGACAAGATCATCATGGGCGCCGAGCGGGAGCAGCGCCTGAGTGATGATGAAAAGGAAGTTATCGCCTACCACGAATCCGGCCACGCCCTGACGGCCCTTCTGTTCCCCAAGGCGGACCGGCTGGAGAAAGTGACCATCATTCCCCGAGGGCAGGCTTTGGGCTTGACCGAACAGGCGCCCGACGAAGACCGACTCAACATGACCGCCAGCTATGCCAAGGATCGCATCGCCGTGATGCTGGGCGGTCGGGTTTCGGAAAAGTTGATCTACGACGAATACAGCAGTGGCGCCGAGAACGATCTGGAACAGGCCACCAAGCTGGCGCGGCGTATGGTATCCCGCTGGGGCATGAGCGACGAAATTGGTCCGATTTCCATCGGCATCAGCCAGGAAGAGGTTTTTCTCGGCCACGAAATATCCCGGGAACGTGACTTCAGTGAAGCGACGGTTGAGCGGGTCGACCAGGAAGTGCGCAAGCTGATCACGGGTATCGAGCGGAAAGTCGAGCAAGCGCTGAAGGACAACCGCGAAAAGCTCGATGAGCTGGCCCATGGACTGCTGGACAGTGAAACCCTTGAGGCGGATGAGATCGATCGTCTGCTGGGCTTCAAGGACGACAAAACCGGAGATTCGAGAGAGGTATCAGGTACCGGTAGTCACGAAGGGCAGGCCAGCGAACCCGGGCGCCCCGAGTCGCTCCATTCGCATCACCGCCGGTGA
- a CDS encoding RidA family protein, translating into MSATQNPEQEIAATPSSHQPLTLSNPEGLYDPSANGYSHLGIVAPNSQLIYIAGQGGENVQGELPDDFHLQVRWALANLKTAVNAAGAELKDIAKLTVLIVDHSEERLRILADELDAAWESAMKPTCTLIPVPRLALDGMLFEVEAVAVAPKREF; encoded by the coding sequence ATGAGTGCAACTCAAAATCCCGAACAGGAAATCGCGGCAACCCCGTCATCGCACCAACCACTAACCCTCTCCAATCCCGAGGGTCTGTACGACCCGTCGGCAAACGGCTACTCACACCTGGGCATCGTAGCCCCCAACAGCCAGCTGATCTACATCGCCGGCCAGGGTGGCGAGAACGTGCAGGGCGAGCTGCCCGACGATTTTCACCTGCAGGTGCGCTGGGCCCTCGCCAACCTGAAAACAGCGGTGAACGCCGCCGGCGCGGAGTTGAAGGACATCGCCAAGCTCACGGTGCTGATCGTCGACCACTCCGAGGAACGGCTGCGAATACTTGCCGACGAACTGGACGCAGCCTGGGAGTCGGCGATGAAACCCACCTGTACGTTAATCCCTGTGCCACGCCTGGCGCTGGACGGCATGCTGTTTGAGGTGGAAGCGGTAGCCGTGGCGCCGAAGCGGGAATTCTGA
- a CDS encoding sigma-70 family RNA polymerase sigma factor has protein sequence MDEIRDMDFEAHRGMMKGLAYRMLGTVSEAEDVVQDAYLRWHNTDRAHVENPRAFLSTIVSRLCLDRWKEARRRRETYVGPWLPEPLIDELASPIEEDLAHDVSVALMLALERLSPLERAAFLLHDVFDMGFSEVARALDRTEAACRQLAKRARENVQKARPRFDVASEENERIAEAFFAASRAGDTAALSRLLAEGAVLHTDGGGVRPAALRLIRGADKVCRFFAGIVLKKRGKPPLWARQVVINGMPGWLTIEADGLPQTTTLAIVNGRITDIYVMRNPNKMDHLATMVPEPVLKGGGEQ, from the coding sequence ATGGACGAGATACGGGACATGGACTTCGAAGCCCACCGCGGCATGATGAAAGGCCTCGCCTACCGCATGCTGGGTACAGTGTCGGAAGCGGAGGACGTGGTTCAGGATGCCTATCTTCGGTGGCACAACACGGACCGGGCCCACGTGGAAAATCCGCGGGCCTTCCTGTCCACGATCGTCAGCCGCCTGTGTCTGGATCGTTGGAAAGAGGCCCGGCGCCGCCGTGAAACCTATGTCGGCCCGTGGTTACCCGAGCCCCTGATCGACGAGCTGGCTAGTCCCATAGAGGAGGACCTGGCTCACGACGTCTCCGTTGCCCTGATGCTGGCCCTGGAGAGGCTATCGCCCTTGGAGCGCGCTGCGTTCCTACTGCACGACGTGTTCGACATGGGGTTCAGTGAGGTCGCCCGCGCACTGGACCGCACCGAAGCGGCCTGCCGGCAGTTGGCAAAACGGGCCCGCGAGAATGTGCAAAAGGCGCGTCCGCGCTTCGATGTTGCGTCGGAGGAAAACGAACGTATCGCCGAAGCCTTCTTTGCGGCTTCGCGTGCCGGCGATACGGCCGCGTTGAGTCGTCTCCTGGCAGAAGGCGCCGTATTGCACACCGACGGCGGTGGCGTTCGCCCAGCGGCACTGCGACTGATCCGCGGCGCCGACAAGGTTTGCCGTTTCTTTGCCGGTATCGTTCTGAAGAAGCGTGGTAAACCGCCCCTATGGGCGCGGCAGGTCGTGATTAACGGCATGCCCGGCTGGCTCACCATCGAAGCCGACGGCTTGCCCCAGACCACCACCCTGGCCATCGTTAACGGCCGGATTACCGATATTTATGTGATGCGTAATCCCAATAAGATGGATCATCTGGCCACAATGGTTCCAGAACCTGTCCTTAAAGGAGGAGGCGAGCAATGA
- a CDS encoding carboxymuconolactone decarboxylase family protein, producing the protein MKARMNPFKAAPEAIDAMVKLESYTRQSGLEYSLIELVKTRASQINGCAFCIHMHTADARKAGETEERLYLLSAWRESPLYSERERAALAWTESLTRIADTQAPDEDYEWARSQFSEEELVKLTLLIGAINIWNRFAIGFRNIHPVTKTPSATRAKKEEAV; encoded by the coding sequence ATGAAAGCACGCATGAATCCCTTCAAGGCCGCACCGGAAGCCATCGATGCCATGGTCAAGCTGGAGAGCTACACCCGCCAGAGCGGCCTGGAGTACAGTCTGATCGAACTGGTCAAGACCCGCGCCTCGCAGATCAACGGCTGCGCCTTCTGCATTCACATGCATACCGCGGATGCCCGCAAGGCAGGCGAAACGGAAGAAAGACTTTACCTTTTATCCGCCTGGCGCGAATCTCCCCTGTACAGCGAACGCGAGCGAGCTGCATTGGCCTGGACAGAGTCACTGACCCGCATTGCGGATACCCAGGCACCGGACGAAGATTACGAATGGGCGCGCAGCCAATTCAGTGAGGAAGAGCTGGTGAAGCTAACCCTGCTGATCGGCGCGATCAATATCTGGAACCGGTTTGCTATCGGCTTCCGTAACATCCATCCGGTTACCAAAACGCCTTCGGCCACCCGTGCCAAGAAAGAGGAAGCGGTCTAA
- a CDS encoding GFA family protein, with the protein MKLEGSCHCGAVRFSVESAHPYPFMQCYCTICRKTAGGGGYSINLGADYGTLHTYGIENVSIYHARIANAENGTVEESPAARHFCKNCGSALWIWDPRWPELVHPMASAIDTPLPVPPERTHLMVASKPDWVQVHAGENDKVFDEYPDESLADWHQRLGLEDPQGLEAKDE; encoded by the coding sequence ATGAAACTAGAAGGATCCTGTCATTGCGGTGCGGTTCGCTTTTCCGTCGAGTCCGCCCATCCCTATCCATTCATGCAATGCTATTGCACCATTTGCCGCAAGACCGCCGGTGGTGGCGGCTATTCCATTAACCTTGGAGCAGACTACGGGACGCTGCATACCTACGGGATCGAGAACGTCAGCATTTACCACGCCCGTATTGCCAATGCCGAGAACGGCACCGTGGAGGAAAGTCCGGCCGCCCGTCATTTCTGCAAGAACTGTGGCAGTGCCCTGTGGATATGGGATCCTCGTTGGCCGGAGCTGGTACACCCCATGGCCTCGGCGATCGATACGCCCTTGCCGGTGCCGCCCGAGCGTACGCACCTGATGGTCGCTTCCAAGCCGGATTGGGTCCAGGTACACGCCGGTGAGAATGACAAGGTGTTCGACGAGTATCCCGACGAATCCCTGGCCGACTGGCATCAGCGTCTTGGGCTCGAAGATCCGCAGGGATTGGAGGCCAAGGACGAGTAA
- a CDS encoding class I fructose-bisphosphate aldolase: MSNSAELQKTIDDMIDSERGILAADESTGTMTKRLEAVGVESTEENRRWYRSMLLSAPDVGKYICGVIFYEETLGQKDDNGTPLPELAASQGVIPGIKVDKGKGPLPGAPGDMITYGLDGLEERLDGYKAQGARFAKWREVYPITDHNPTRLGLTANAEMLARYAAACQAAGIVPIVEPEVLIDGDHSMYRAAEVNEQVWHSVFHALHQHGVVLEHMILKPSMVTPGKETGKASPEEVAEMTLKILRRTVPAAVPSVNFLSGGQTPEEATANLNALNHLRDKAPWHLSMSYGRALQEHAMKAWGGDTGNREKAQQAFLKRAKLNSMARQGLYQAQEEEAA; this comes from the coding sequence ATGTCGAACAGCGCTGAGCTGCAAAAAACCATCGACGACATGATTGATTCCGAACGAGGCATCCTGGCCGCCGATGAAAGCACGGGCACGATGACCAAGCGGCTGGAAGCCGTAGGTGTCGAATCCACCGAGGAGAACCGGCGCTGGTATCGCTCGATGCTGCTGTCTGCGCCCGATGTGGGCAAGTATATCTGCGGCGTGATCTTCTACGAGGAAACCTTGGGTCAGAAGGATGACAATGGCACGCCACTGCCGGAACTGGCGGCATCCCAGGGGGTGATCCCCGGCATCAAGGTGGATAAGGGTAAGGGGCCTCTACCAGGTGCACCGGGCGACATGATCACCTACGGTCTCGATGGCCTCGAGGAACGCCTGGACGGCTACAAGGCCCAGGGCGCGCGCTTCGCCAAGTGGCGCGAGGTTTATCCCATCACCGACCACAATCCCACCCGGCTGGGTCTGACCGCCAATGCCGAAATGCTGGCGCGCTATGCGGCAGCATGTCAGGCGGCGGGTATAGTGCCGATTGTCGAGCCGGAAGTGCTGATCGACGGCGATCACAGCATGTACCGGGCGGCTGAGGTCAACGAGCAGGTCTGGCATTCGGTATTCCATGCATTGCACCAGCATGGGGTGGTACTGGAGCACATGATCCTCAAGCCGAGTATGGTCACGCCGGGTAAGGAAACTGGCAAGGCCTCCCCGGAAGAGGTGGCCGAGATGACGCTCAAGATCCTACGCAGGACGGTGCCGGCTGCGGTGCCGAGCGTTAACTTCCTGTCCGGTGGCCAGACGCCGGAGGAGGCAACGGCTAACCTCAATGCCCTCAATCACCTGCGCGATAAGGCGCCCTGGCATCTGAGCATGTCCTACGGCCGGGCGCTGCAGGAACATGCCATGAAAGCGTGGGGTGGCGATACGGGGAACCGCGAAAAGGCCCAGCAGGCGTTCCTGAAGCGAGCCAAGCTCAACAGCATGGCGCGCCAGGGCCTCTACCAGGCGCAGGAGGAAGAAGCGGCCTAG
- a CDS encoding LysR family transcriptional regulator, translating into MDLPSLNLLRTFDAVGRRKSLRVAADELRLTESAVTQDIRDLEEQLGLSLFVRQPPQISFTPEGAHYHQAVAAAFADLRTATQELLAPASSSPLRFHAIPYVATEVVGPMLGDFLNDWPGVRVELEGHRRTPDLQTGEADVSIRYGFNIPDQAIPLARTSCTLVCGPSILSEVRADPPGAFERFPAYSMAGYADLWQRWTEAQEWDVTPTELITLNRYRELLVAASRGGLTLGLLPIITPMLESGELVVPFPDRIIPLGALSLSVRDAVRYRPEVVALVPWLRKLFQGYVQRTDEFFSSLAVK; encoded by the coding sequence ATGGATCTGCCGTCCCTGAACCTGCTACGAACCTTCGACGCCGTCGGCCGCCGCAAGAGCCTGCGCGTCGCAGCCGATGAGCTGCGCCTGACCGAATCAGCGGTCACCCAGGATATCCGTGACCTGGAGGAACAGCTCGGCCTGTCCCTGTTCGTCCGCCAACCTCCGCAAATCAGCTTTACCCCCGAAGGGGCCCATTATCACCAGGCGGTGGCTGCAGCCTTTGCCGACCTGCGAACGGCCACCCAGGAGCTGCTGGCTCCAGCTTCGAGCTCGCCCCTGCGGTTCCACGCCATACCTTATGTCGCCACGGAAGTGGTGGGACCAATGCTCGGTGATTTCCTGAACGACTGGCCCGGCGTGCGGGTCGAGCTCGAAGGCCACCGCCGCACCCCGGATCTGCAGACCGGTGAGGCGGATGTCAGCATTCGCTATGGCTTCAACATTCCGGACCAGGCTATTCCGCTGGCGCGTACGTCGTGCACCCTGGTCTGCGGTCCTTCCATCCTTTCGGAGGTCAGAGCCGACCCACCAGGTGCGTTCGAGCGCTTTCCCGCCTATAGCATGGCTGGCTATGCCGATCTCTGGCAGCGCTGGACCGAAGCCCAGGAATGGGATGTCACACCGACGGAGCTCATTACCCTCAATAGATATCGGGAGCTGCTGGTGGCGGCATCCCGTGGTGGCCTGACCCTGGGCCTGTTGCCTATCATCACGCCCATGCTCGAATCCGGCGAACTGGTCGTTCCCTTCCCTGATCGAATCATTCCTCTGGGCGCGTTATCTCTATCGGTGCGGGATGCCGTGCGTTACCGGCCGGAGGTGGTTGCGCTGGTGCCCTGGTTGCGCAAATTATTCCAGGGCTACGTCCAGCGCACGGATGAATTCTTCTCATCACTGGCCGTGAAATGA
- a CDS encoding GNAT family N-acetyltransferase, producing the protein MDIVKATPEDCRAIAELALMAGEGIPSYFWQQSKREGQTTIEYGAEKAGSESQNFSFRNAHLAMMDDRVAGMLLGYRLPDAEQDEDLSSYPAFIRPLIELERCVPGSYYINMLATYPRYRNQGIGSALMARVDGLAREAGCRLASIEVFEQNTGAVRLYERLGYRPVERRAAVPHESYPYTGQVVLLTREIDNE; encoded by the coding sequence ATGGACATCGTCAAAGCCACCCCTGAAGACTGCAGGGCTATCGCCGAACTGGCGCTTATGGCGGGCGAAGGCATCCCATCCTATTTCTGGCAACAGTCGAAGAGAGAGGGGCAGACGACCATCGAGTACGGCGCCGAGAAGGCCGGCAGCGAGAGCCAGAACTTCTCCTTCAGGAATGCCCACCTGGCCATGATGGATGACAGGGTAGCCGGCATGTTGCTTGGCTACCGGCTGCCAGACGCCGAGCAAGACGAGGACCTGTCCAGCTATCCGGCGTTTATCCGCCCGTTAATCGAACTCGAACGCTGCGTGCCCGGGAGCTATTACATCAACATGCTTGCGACCTATCCCCGATATCGCAATCAAGGTATTGGGTCTGCACTCATGGCAAGGGTTGACGGTCTGGCCCGGGAGGCAGGATGCCGCCTCGCCAGCATTGAAGTCTTTGAACAGAACACCGGCGCCGTTCGATTGTATGAACGCCTGGGCTACCGGCCTGTCGAAAGACGTGCCGCGGTACCGCACGAAAGCTATCCTTACACAGGTCAAGTTGTCCTGCTCACACGAGAGATCGACAACGAATAA
- a CDS encoding HPP family protein, translating to MGIRNERLRWQLVSGVLRALHLERLAQRYSHRAVMAGFSFVNGTISIALIAFIALITQEAFIFPSLGATAFILFHVPLAAPASPRNTLCGHLIGALMGYASLYLFGLIDAPSAMMSGVGPERVAAAAFSLGATGFLMVWFRVPHPPAGATALIVSLGLMPEIQQLPLLMAGVLILLIQAFTLNRLSGLPYPLWRAKPNADPVAFSGARLRG from the coding sequence ATGGGGATCAGGAACGAAAGGCTACGCTGGCAACTGGTTTCGGGCGTGCTCAGGGCCTTACATTTGGAGCGGCTCGCTCAACGCTACAGCCACAGAGCCGTCATGGCCGGCTTCAGCTTCGTCAACGGTACGATCAGCATTGCGCTCATCGCCTTTATCGCGCTGATAACACAGGAAGCGTTTATCTTCCCATCGCTGGGCGCCACTGCCTTCATCCTCTTCCACGTGCCTCTGGCGGCTCCCGCATCCCCGCGCAATACACTGTGCGGACATCTCATCGGGGCGCTCATGGGATACGCCAGTCTCTATCTGTTCGGCCTCATCGACGCCCCCTCTGCCATGATGTCAGGCGTTGGACCAGAACGTGTTGCGGCTGCGGCGTTTTCGCTTGGAGCAACGGGTTTTCTGATGGTGTGGTTTCGGGTCCCACATCCACCTGCCGGAGCCACGGCACTGATCGTTTCCCTTGGTCTGATGCCGGAAATACAGCAGTTACCACTGCTTATGGCGGGGGTGCTGATACTGCTGATCCAGGCCTTTACCCTGAATCGCCTTTCCGGCCTGCCCTACCCCCTTTGGCGAGCGAAGCCAAATGCCGACCCCGTCGCATTTTCCGGCGCCCGTCTACGCGGCTGA
- a CDS encoding NAD-dependent succinate-semialdehyde dehydrogenase — MADVYQTINPANGEPIETYHLISDEKARTLVLQAHNAFLEWRKTSFSERGDILRNIARILRERKEALCDLMTQEMGKPIKQGGDEVELCAAICEYTADNGAEELADEERPLKGGHALITYQPMGVILGIQPWNFPLYQVVRYSIANIMAGNTVLLKHAPNVWGSALELAKIYREAGLPENVFTVLLINAEQTAPLIEHEYVRGVTLTGSPGAGRKVASKAGECLKKSVLELGSNDAYLILEDADIEKAVKTCVQARVINNGETCVSAKRFVVVDKHYDAFRDAMVEQMEKLKYGDPTDPEIDIGPIARDDLRETLHKLVSESIDKGATCLTGGELPVGPGYFYPPTVLENLKPGMPAYDEELFGPVASLIRVKDDDEAMEVANDSRYGLGGGIFSKDQDRAVELARNLFDTGMVNINGYRLAQPHLPFGGVKDSGYGREHGGFGMKEFTNAKTVMVID; from the coding sequence ATGGCGGATGTTTATCAGACCATCAACCCCGCAAATGGGGAGCCCATCGAAACCTACCACCTGATCAGCGACGAAAAAGCACGCACGTTGGTCCTGCAGGCCCACAACGCCTTTCTTGAGTGGCGAAAAACATCGTTTTCCGAAAGAGGCGATATTCTGCGCAATATTGCCCGAATTCTCCGGGAACGGAAGGAAGCCCTTTGTGACCTGATGACCCAGGAGATGGGCAAGCCTATCAAGCAAGGCGGCGATGAAGTCGAACTCTGCGCGGCCATCTGCGAGTACACCGCGGATAACGGCGCCGAGGAACTTGCCGACGAGGAGCGGCCTTTGAAGGGGGGACACGCGCTCATTACCTATCAGCCGATGGGCGTGATTTTGGGCATCCAGCCGTGGAACTTCCCTCTTTATCAAGTTGTTCGTTACAGCATCGCCAATATCATGGCCGGCAATACGGTATTGTTGAAGCATGCCCCGAATGTTTGGGGGTCGGCCCTGGAACTGGCCAAAATATACCGGGAAGCAGGCTTGCCTGAGAATGTCTTTACCGTGCTGCTGATCAATGCGGAACAAACCGCGCCGCTGATCGAGCACGAGTATGTCCGCGGCGTCACCCTGACGGGTAGTCCCGGCGCCGGTCGTAAAGTGGCTTCAAAGGCCGGTGAATGCCTGAAGAAATCCGTTCTGGAACTGGGCAGTAACGATGCTTACCTCATCCTTGAGGACGCCGATATCGAGAAAGCGGTCAAGACCTGTGTTCAGGCCCGGGTGATCAACAACGGCGAAACCTGCGTTTCGGCCAAACGGTTTGTTGTCGTGGACAAGCACTATGACGCATTCCGCGATGCAATGGTCGAGCAGATGGAAAAGCTCAAGTACGGTGATCCGACCGATCCTGAAATTGACATAGGCCCCATCGCCCGGGATGACCTGCGGGAAACCCTGCATAAACTCGTCAGCGAGTCGATCGATAAAGGCGCGACCTGTCTTACCGGCGGCGAATTACCCGTGGGGCCGGGCTATTTTTATCCGCCAACCGTCCTGGAGAATCTGAAACCGGGGATGCCCGCCTACGACGAAGAGTTGTTCGGACCGGTCGCTTCGCTGATCAGGGTCAAGGATGACGATGAGGCCATGGAGGTGGCCAACGACTCACGCTACGGTCTGGGTGGCGGCATCTTCTCCAAGGATCAGGACCGCGCTGTGGAGTTGGCCCGCAACCTGTTCGATACGGGCATGGTGAACATCAACGGCTATCGCCTGGCGCAGCCCCACCTACCCTTTGGCGGCGTCAAGGATAGCGGCTACGGACGCGAACATGGCGGGTTTGGCATGAAAGAGTTCACCAACGCCAAAACGGTTATGGTCATCGACTAA